In Bacillus thuringiensis, the DNA window AAATGGTTTTACATTAAGGAAGTGTCAAAACAATGAGTTTTACATTAAATAAATCGATTATTAAAGAAGTATGCGGAGAAACCTCATATAAAAGAGGCGAAGCTTATTATAAAGCAAATAAAGTAATCGTGAATCATTATGATGAAACGAAAGAAATTTGTGAGGCGACGGTAAAAGGGAATGAAGATTTTCATGTTACAGTAGAAAAAGCTCAAAAAGGAGATGTAGTTGCGAGATGTAGTTGTCCTTCGTTAGCGTCTTTTCAAACGTACTGTCAACATGTTGCAGCCGTACTAATACAAATAAATTGTAATCAGCAAACGGGTGGGATGACCTCTGCTAGTAGTGAAAATATGAGCGGGAATGATCAATTAACGAATGGGATGTTTCAGTTGTTTGCAGACAAACCACTGAGGCCAAAAAGTAAACAACACCGTTTTGATACACGTGAAATATTAGATGTTGCTTTTATATGTTCACCAGTGGCTACGAAAAGTGGTGGGGCCCTTCTTGGAATTCAGTTAAAACTTGCGAAAACATATTTTATAAATCATATTAGAGAATTTCTTTCTAAAGTGGAGAAGAGAGAGACTTTTCATTGTTCCAATGAATTTACATACACGCCAGATGTACACAGTTTTAAACAAGAAACGGACGCGATTATACAACAACTCATTAAAATATATCATAACGAAAAAATGTATGAAGATGCATTAGAAGTACATGCGAAACAAGACGAAAGTATGATATTTATACCGCCAGCTTCGTGGAAAGATATGCTTTCTTCACTTTCTAAAGTTGGGTATGTACAGCTGAAACAAAATGAACAACTGTTTCATGGCTTACAAATTTCAAAAGGTTTATTGCCATTACATTTTGAGTTTACGAAAGGCAATAATGGCGGGTTTACACTTCATATAGACGGCTTAAATCGTGTTCAAGTTATGGAAATGTATAACAACGCTCTTTACGATGGGAAATTATATCATTTACCGATGGAGGATTGTATGCGACTTATTGAATTACAAAAGATGATGAGTCGCTCAAATAGCAATCAGTTTTATATTCCTGAAAATAAGATGGAACATTTCGTAGCGAAAGTTGTGCCTGGGTTAATGAAACTTGGTACGGTACGCATTGATGAAGTAATATCAGATCGTGTTGAAACGCCTTCGCTAAAAGCAAAATTGTATTTAGATCGAGTGAAAAATCGTTTGTTAGCTGGTCTCGAATTCCATTACGGCAACGTCGTGATTAGTCCACTAGAAGAAGACGGGCAGCCGTCTGTTTTTAATCGTGATGAGAAAAAGGAAAAAGAGATTTTAGAAATTATGAGTGAAAGTGCCTTCGCCAAAACAGAAGGCGGTTACTTTATACATAATGAAGAGGCTGAGTATAACTTTTTATATCACGTCGTTCCAACGTTAAAAGGCTTAGTTGATATTTATGCGACGACAGCAATTAAATTACGCATTCATAAAGGGGATACAGCCCCTCTTATTAGGGTAAGAAGAAAAGAAAGAATTGATTGGTTGTCATTTCGTTTTGATATAAAAGGAATACCGGAAGCGGAAATTAAAGGTGTATTAGTCGCTCTTGAAGAGAAACGCAAATATTACCGATTAGCGAATGGTTCTTTATTATCACTAGAGAGCAAAGAGTTTAATGAAATTAATCAGTTTGTAAAAGAATCGGGTATTCGAAAAGAATTTTTACATGGGGAAGAAGTGAATGTTCCACTTATTCGGAGTGTGAAATGGATGAACGGACTTCACGAAGGTAATGTTTTAAGTTTAGATGAGTCTGTTCAAGAGTTAGTTGGAAACATTCAAAATCCGAAAAAATTAAAGTTTACGGTGCCGCAAACTTTACATGCTGTAATGAGAGAGTATCAAGTATACGGATTCGAGTGGATGAAAACACTCGCCTATTACCGTTTTGGCGGTATTTTAGCAGACGATATGGGACTTGGGAAAACGCTGCAAAGTATTGCTTATATAGATTCTGTGTTGCCGGAAATTCGAGAAAAGGAACTACCTATATTAGTTGTTTCTCCATCGTCTCTAGTTTATAACTGGTTAAGCGAGTTGAAAAAATTTGCCCCACATATTAAAGCAGTTATTGCAGATGGAAATCAAGCAGAAAGACGGAAAATCTTAAAAGATATAGCGGAATTTGATGTTGTGATTACGTCATATCCATTACTGAGAAGAGATATAAGATTGTATGCGAGGCCATTTCATACACTATTTCTTGATGAAGCACAGGCTTTTAAAAACCCTACAACGCAAACTGCAAGGGCAGTGAAAACAATTCAAGCTGAATATCGTTTCGGGCTAACGGGAACGCCTGTAGAAAATTCATTAGAAGAGCTATGGTCTATCTTCCATGTTGTCTTCCCAGAATTATTACCAGGAAGAAAAGAGTTCGGTGATCTAAGGCGTGAAGATATTGCGAAGCGGGTCAAACCATTTGTATTAAGAAGGTTAAAAGGGGATGTATTAAATGAGTTGCCAGATAAAATAGAACATCTACAATCATCGGAGTTGTTACCAGATCAAAAGAGATTGTATGCTGCGTATTTAGCGAAATTAAGGGAAGAAACGTTAAAACATTTAGACAAAGATACGTTACGCAAAAATAAAATTAGAGTTTTAGCGGGATTAACAAGATTACGCCAAATTTGTTGTCACCCTGCTTTGTTTGTTGATGATTATAAGGGCAGTTCAGCTAAATTTGAACAACTGTTAGAGATTTTAGAGGAATGTAGAAGTACAGGGAAGAGAATTCTTATCTTTTCTCAATTCACGAAGATGCTTTCCATTATTGGTCGTGAGTTAAATCGTCAAGCAATTCCATACTTTTACTTAGATGGGAGTACACCTTCGCAGGAGCGTGTAGAGCTATGCAATCGATTTAATGAAGGGGAAGGGGATCTATTCCTTATTTCTTTAAAAGCTGGAGGTACGGGCCTTAACTTGACGGGTGCCGATACGGTTATATTATACGATTTATGGTGGAATCCAGCAGTTGAACAACAAGCAGCTGATAGAGCATATCGAATGGGACAAAAAAATACGGTACAAGTTATTAAGCTAGTGGCTCACGGAACAATTGAGGAAAAAATGCATGAACTGCAAGAGAGTAAGAAAAATTTAATCGCTGAAGTGATTGAGCCTGGAGACGAGAAATTATCATCAATCACGGAGGAAGAAATTCGAGATATTTTAATGATTTAATATGAAAAAGCTATGCTTTCAAATTTATGAGAGCATAGCTTTTTGTTGTAATAATAATATTTTATTTTGAACAAAGTAAAGAAATAAGACACTATTTATTTTACTTCTTTGTACCTTTACTTTTGTATGGTTTTGCAGCTGCCTTTTTCTTTGCACTTGATTGCCAACGATTCCATCCTTTACTTCCTGTACCTTGTCCTACACCTTTTTTCGGTTTTGCTTTCGTTTTGCTCATATGATCACTCCATTATATAAAAAATCTGATTTGATAATAGTCAATGATTTAGAAAATACTCTTTATAAATGACTATGTTTGCTTTAAGTAAAAAAAACTGCTTGAATGCTATAGTATATCATGAATTTGCAAGTAAGCTGAAAGGAATTACAAAGAAAATGAAAATAATACGAAATACTGCGGATTCTATATTTCGAACGATTACATTAATTGTTGTGTATACGTTAGTTTCGGTTAGTGAAACGTTTTTTGGGTTGACGAGACAGAAAAAATAAAGACGTTAAATTAACAACAATCAATAAAGCCTTAAAATAAAGAATTGAAAATATTTTTAAACTTTTTGTTGACTTTCTTTATTTTTTGTATAGAATAATCATTAATAAAATGTTTCAGAGATGTGACAACAAAACGACTATGAAAGGACGAGTAGTAGTAGGATGTAGTCTAAGCGAGTCAGGGGTGGTGTGAGCCTGATACGAAGCCTATTATGAAGAACCTCCTGGAGTTGCTAACCAAAATCCTTTATAGGAAAGTAGACTTAGCCGGGAACTTCGCCGTTACAAGAAGAGCAGTATCGAGATATTTCATCTCCGTACTGTATAAGTGAGCAACCTCTGTTGCTAATTTGGGTGGTACCGCGGAACCAAAGCCTTTCGTCCCAGTTTTTTGGGAAAGAAGGGCTTTTTTTGTTGGCTTCTTTTCACAACATCCAAACATTTTAGGAGGAAACCACCATGTATCAATCATTAATGACAGTAAGAGAGACGCAAATCGCAATTAAGGAAGTTAAAACATTTTTCGAGGACCAGTTAGCAAAACGCCTTGAACTATTCCGCGTATCTGCACCATTATTCGTAACGAAAAAATCAGGATTAAACGATCACCTAAACGGTGTAGAACGTCCAATTGAATTTGATATGTTACATTCAGGAGAAGAATTAGAAATTGTTCATTCACTAGCGAAGTGGAAAAGATTCGCATTACATGAATATGGCTATGAAGCTGGTGAAGGTTTATATACAAACATGAACGCAATCCGTCGTGATGAAGAACTTGATGCAACACATTCCATTTACGTTGACCAATGGGATTGGGAAAAAATCGTTCAAAAAGAATGGCGTACTGTAGATTACTTACAACAAACAGTACAAACAATTTATGGAATATTCAAAGATTTGGAAGATCACTTATTTGAAAAGTATCCGTTCCTTGGAAAGTATTTACCAGAAGAAATCGTGTTCGTTACTTCCCAAGAGCTAGAAGATAAATATCCAGAATTAACACCGAAAGATCGTGAACATGCAATTGCAAAAGAACACGGTGCAGTCTTCATTATCGGAATTGGTGATGCACTTCGTTCAGGTGAAAAGCATGATGGGCGCGCAGCTGATTATGATGATTGGAAATTAAACGGTGACATTTTATTCTGGCACCCAGTATTACAATCTTCATTCGAATTATCATCAATGGGAATTCGTGTTGATAGCAAATCACTTGATGAGCAATTAACGAAAACAGGCGAAGATTTCAAACGTGAGTACGATTTCCATAAAGGTATTTTAGAAGACGTACTACCATTAACAATTGGCGGTGGTATTGGACAATCAAGA includes these proteins:
- a CDS encoding SNF2 helicase associated domain-containing protein, giving the protein MSFTLNKSIIKEVCGETSYKRGEAYYKANKVIVNHYDETKEICEATVKGNEDFHVTVEKAQKGDVVARCSCPSLASFQTYCQHVAAVLIQINCNQQTGGMTSASSENMSGNDQLTNGMFQLFADKPLRPKSKQHRFDTREILDVAFICSPVATKSGGALLGIQLKLAKTYFINHIREFLSKVEKRETFHCSNEFTYTPDVHSFKQETDAIIQQLIKIYHNEKMYEDALEVHAKQDESMIFIPPASWKDMLSSLSKVGYVQLKQNEQLFHGLQISKGLLPLHFEFTKGNNGGFTLHIDGLNRVQVMEMYNNALYDGKLYHLPMEDCMRLIELQKMMSRSNSNQFYIPENKMEHFVAKVVPGLMKLGTVRIDEVISDRVETPSLKAKLYLDRVKNRLLAGLEFHYGNVVISPLEEDGQPSVFNRDEKKEKEILEIMSESAFAKTEGGYFIHNEEAEYNFLYHVVPTLKGLVDIYATTAIKLRIHKGDTAPLIRVRRKERIDWLSFRFDIKGIPEAEIKGVLVALEEKRKYYRLANGSLLSLESKEFNEINQFVKESGIRKEFLHGEEVNVPLIRSVKWMNGLHEGNVLSLDESVQELVGNIQNPKKLKFTVPQTLHAVMREYQVYGFEWMKTLAYYRFGGILADDMGLGKTLQSIAYIDSVLPEIREKELPILVVSPSSLVYNWLSELKKFAPHIKAVIADGNQAERRKILKDIAEFDVVITSYPLLRRDIRLYARPFHTLFLDEAQAFKNPTTQTARAVKTIQAEYRFGLTGTPVENSLEELWSIFHVVFPELLPGRKEFGDLRREDIAKRVKPFVLRRLKGDVLNELPDKIEHLQSSELLPDQKRLYAAYLAKLREETLKHLDKDTLRKNKIRVLAGLTRLRQICCHPALFVDDYKGSSAKFEQLLEILEECRSTGKRILIFSQFTKMLSIIGRELNRQAIPYFYLDGSTPSQERVELCNRFNEGEGDLFLISLKAGGTGLNLTGADTVILYDLWWNPAVEQQAADRAYRMGQKNTVQVIKLVAHGTIEEKMHELQESKKNLIAEVIEPGDEKLSSITEEEIRDILMI
- the asnA gene encoding aspartate--ammonia ligase — translated: MYQSLMTVRETQIAIKEVKTFFEDQLAKRLELFRVSAPLFVTKKSGLNDHLNGVERPIEFDMLHSGEELEIVHSLAKWKRFALHEYGYEAGEGLYTNMNAIRRDEELDATHSIYVDQWDWEKIVQKEWRTVDYLQQTVQTIYGIFKDLEDHLFEKYPFLGKYLPEEIVFVTSQELEDKYPELTPKDREHAIAKEHGAVFIIGIGDALRSGEKHDGRAADYDDWKLNGDILFWHPVLQSSFELSSMGIRVDSKSLDEQLTKTGEDFKREYDFHKGILEDVLPLTIGGGIGQSRMCMYFLRKAHIGEVQSSVWPDDLREACKKENIHLF
- a CDS encoding DUF3934 domain-containing protein, producing the protein MSKTKAKPKKGVGQGTGSKGWNRWQSSAKKKAAAKPYKSKGTKK